AACACCGGCAACGCCGGTGCCAGGTACAGCGAAAGCCTTCAATCCTCCAGCGCCGTCCTCAGCACCGCACTCAGGTGCCGGCGCTGGCTCTTCTCATGCTCCAGCAACACCATCCTGCGGGTCAGCTGCGGCTCGCCGAAGGGCAGCACGGTGGCGGCCGGCAGGCGCTCCAGATCTTCGTCGGCCATCGGAATGATCGCCACCCCCAGGCCCATGGCCGCCATGCGTGCCAAGGCCTCCTGGCTGTCCAGCTCCATCTGTTCGCTGACTTGCAAATGCTGGCGGCGCAGCTCCTGTTCGATCTGCCGGCCGGCCCAGGCGCGCTTGTCGAAGCGCAGGAAGGGTTGCCCGGCCAGCAATTGCGTCACACTCTGCCCAGCCAACTCCGGGCTGGCGATGGCCCAGAAACGGTCCTCGAACAGCGGGGTGTAACGCAGGCACTGCGGATAGGGGCTGACCGGTTCGGTGGTGATCGCGGCATCCAGCTCGCCGTCCTCGACGCGCCGGGCCAGTTCCGCCGACATGCCCGACACCACGCTGATGTGCAGGTGCGGGTGATGGGCCTTGATCCACACCAGCGCCTTGGGCAGACGCCGGGCCAGCACGGTGTGGATCGCACCGATGCGCAGGCCCGGGCCGCTGGCCAGGGTGTCGGCGAGTTCCTCATAGGCGGCGAGGATGGTTTCGGCGCGGGCCACGGCCAGTTGCCCGGCCTCGGTCAGCACGACTTGGCGGCGGCTGCGGTCGAACAGGGCGACCTGCAGTTCGTCCTCGAGGGTCTTGATGTGCAGGCTCACCGCCGACGGTGTCAGGCTCAGCAGGTCGGCGGCGCGGGCGAAGGTGCCATGGCGGGCGATGGTCACCAGGGTACGCAGGGCTTTGAGGGACACGCGGGGGAGGCTCCGGGCTGCGCTGGTCGTGGGCGATTGTCCGGTTCGCCCACGGTGCTGGCAAGCCCGGCCGTGGCGTCAGCGACGCTTGCGGCCATAGGCCTGGCTGATCCGGTCGATCACCATGGCCAGCGCGACGATGGCCAGCCCGGCCTCCATGCCCTGGCCGACATTGAGCGTCTGGATACCGGCCAGCACATCCTCGCCCAACCCCCGGGCGCCGATCATCGACGCCACCACCACCATCGACAGGGCCATCATCACTGACTGGTTGAGCCCGGCCATGATGCTCGGCAGGGCCAAGGGCAGGGCGATGCGCGACAGCCGCTGCCAGCGACCGGCGCCCAGGCCATGGGCGGCCTTCAGCAAAGAAGGGTCGATCTGCGCCAGACCCAGCTCGGTCAGGCGCACCAATGGCGGCAGGGCGTAGATCAGGGTGGCGAACACCGCTGGCACCTTGCCCAGGCCGAACAGCATCAGCACCGGGATCAGGTAGACGAAGGCCGGGAGGGTCTGCATCACGTCCAGTACCGGCAGCAACAGGCGCCGGGCCAGCGGCCGGGTAGCCAGCAGGATGCCCAGGGGCACGCCGACCAGCACGCACAGGCTGGTGCTGACCAGCACCAGGGCGAGGGTCTGCAACAGCTTGTCCCACAGCCCCAGCACGCCGATCAGGGCCAGCAGCAGCGTCAGCGCCACGGCCCGCGCCAGGCTGCGGCTGGCGTGCCAGGCCAGCCCCCCCACCAGCAGCAGCAACAGCCACCAGGGCAGCAGGCGCAGCAGGTTCTCCAGCGCCACCAGCAGTTGCAGCAGTTGCTCGGAGACACCACGCAAGTAATCGCCGTAGTGCAGCACCAGCCAGTCGACCAGGCGGTTGACCCAGGGCGCGAAGGAGAATTGCAGGGCTTCGGGAAAGCCACCGCTCACAGGGCGGCCTCGACCTTGGCGGCACTGTCGGCCGGCAGCCAGGCTTTCCACACTTCAGGGTGGTCGCGCAGGAAGGTGAGCGCCGCCTCGCGTGGCTTCTGGCGTAACTCGCTCATCCTTGCCAGTGCCTTGTTCAGCAGGTCGATGGGCAGATCGACCTTCTCGAACAGGGCGACCAGTTCAGGATGGGTGTCGTGGAACGCCTTCGACACGCCAATCGAGAGCTTGGCCGGCAACGAGCGGCTGCCCTTCGGGTTGGGGTTGGCGGCATCGGTGAGGGTGGCCCAGGCGCTGGCGTCGAATGGCGGCTCTTCCAGGCGCACCAGATCATATCGGCCTATCAGTGGGGTCGGGCTCCAGTAGTAGAACAGCACCGGCTTGCCCAGGCGGATCTGCGCCGCGATCTCGGCATCGAGGGCGGCGCCGGAGCCGCTGCGGAAATTGTTGTACAGGCCGTCAAGACCATAGGCCTTGAGTTTCTGGCTGTTGACGGTCTCGGAGGTCCAGCCGCTGGGGCTGTTGAGGAAGCGGCCCTTGCCGGGGGCCTCGGGGTCCTTGAACACTTCGGGGTAACGCTTGAGATCCGCGACGTGGTGCAGGTCGGGCGCCAGTGCCTTGAGGTTGCGCGCGGCGTCGCCCTTGATCACATAGGCCGGCACCCACCAGCCTTCCTCGGCGTTCTTCACCGTGTCGCCCAGGGCGAACACCTGGCCGGCCTGTTCGGCCTTGACCCAGGCCGGGCTGCGGCCGGCCCATTCCTCGGCGATCACCTGCAGGTCGTTGCGGGCCAGGGCCACTTCCATGCTGACGGTACTGCCGGGGAGTGTATCGGTGGGGTAGCCGTAACCGTGCTCGACGATGAAGCGCAGGATCTCGGTGGTCAGGGCGCCGCTTTCCCAACCGATGGCACCGAAGTGGATGGGCGCCGGTTGCTTGGCGGCTGCGGCGGAGTCGGTGGTGGCCAGGCCCAAGGCGAGCAGCAGGCCGGCCAGCAGGGTGGGGATCTTTTTCATCGGGGCCTCGTCGATTGCCGTTCCATGGGTAGGGGCAAAGTGTAGACGACGACATCTGAGCCCCGTCGCGTGGCCTGCTTGGGTCGCGTCCTATGGGAGCAACAGGCTTGCAGGGTCTTGGGGATTTACGCTTACCTCTGTAGGAGCGGCCTTGTGCCGCGAAAGGGCCGCAAAGCGGCCCCGGCGATCTTTGCTTAACACTG
This genomic stretch from Pseudomonas entomophila L48 harbors:
- a CDS encoding ABC transporter permease; this translates as MSGGFPEALQFSFAPWVNRLVDWLVLHYGDYLRGVSEQLLQLLVALENLLRLLPWWLLLLLVGGLAWHASRSLARAVALTLLLALIGVLGLWDKLLQTLALVLVSTSLCVLVGVPLGILLATRPLARRLLLPVLDVMQTLPAFVYLIPVLMLFGLGKVPAVFATLIYALPPLVRLTELGLAQIDPSLLKAAHGLGAGRWQRLSRIALPLALPSIMAGLNQSVMMALSMVVVASMIGARGLGEDVLAGIQTLNVGQGMEAGLAIVALAMVIDRISQAYGRKRR
- a CDS encoding LysR family transcriptional regulator, yielding MSLKALRTLVTIARHGTFARAADLLSLTPSAVSLHIKTLEDELQVALFDRSRRQVVLTEAGQLAVARAETILAAYEELADTLASGPGLRIGAIHTVLARRLPKALVWIKAHHPHLHISVVSGMSAELARRVEDGELDAAITTEPVSPYPQCLRYTPLFEDRFWAIASPELAGQSVTQLLAGQPFLRFDKRAWAGRQIEQELRRQHLQVSEQMELDSQEALARMAAMGLGVAIIPMADEDLERLPAATVLPFGEPQLTRRMVLLEHEKSQRRHLSAVLRTALED
- a CDS encoding ABC transporter substrate-binding protein is translated as MKKIPTLLAGLLLALGLATTDSAAAAKQPAPIHFGAIGWESGALTTEILRFIVEHGYGYPTDTLPGSTVSMEVALARNDLQVIAEEWAGRSPAWVKAEQAGQVFALGDTVKNAEEGWWVPAYVIKGDAARNLKALAPDLHHVADLKRYPEVFKDPEAPGKGRFLNSPSGWTSETVNSQKLKAYGLDGLYNNFRSGSGAALDAEIAAQIRLGKPVLFYYWSPTPLIGRYDLVRLEEPPFDASAWATLTDAANPNPKGSRSLPAKLSIGVSKAFHDTHPELVALFEKVDLPIDLLNKALARMSELRQKPREAALTFLRDHPEVWKAWLPADSAAKVEAAL